CCGGGCGGCTCCAGTCCACATAAACCCCGGTCTGCTGCCACAGGCTGGTGAGCGAGAGTTTGAGGGCGGCCAGGCTTTCGGTCGGCATGGCGGTTTTTTCCCGGAAGTCGAGCAAGGTGCGCTGCGCTTCCCTTAGCAGGTGCTCGCTGTGAAGAAAGGCTTCCACCGTTTTGCGGACGACCGCGTCGGCAATAACGACCGTGACTTTCTTGGTCTCGATGTCGTATTCGATGTACCCGCAATCGTTGTCGTGATGAATGGCTACCCGGTATTTTTCTCCCATAGTACATCCTTCCCTATCCGTCGCAGTATGGCAGTATTAATTATACTTCTTGCGCCGGGAAAATCCTGCTCATTTACATATATTTTTTCCGCGAAGACGGCGTTTTAGCAAGGAAAACCGGCAGGAAATAATCCTGCCGGTTTTTGAAGCGGCGCTTTACAGCTTGAATTCGCTGACCGGCTTGCCGGGGGTGATTACGTGGACGGCGCAGGCGAGGCAGGGGTCGAAGGAGTGGACGGCGCGGACAACGGCCAGGGGGTTGTCGGCATCAGGCACCGGCAGCCCGATGAGGGCCTGTTCGAGGGCGCCAGCCTTGCCGCCGGCGTCGCGGGGCGAGCAATTCCAGGTTGTGGGTACCACCGCCTGGTAGCGCTCGATACGGTGGTTCCTGATGGTGATCCAGTGGCCCAGGGCGCCCCGCGGGGCTTCGACAAGGCCGACGCCGGACGCGGTGTAGGGGATCTCGACGGCCGCTTCGCACGGGGCTCCGGGTTCGAGTTCGTCGAGCCACTTGGCCAGCGCTTTGGTGATGAGGGCGGCTTCGAGCGTCCGGGCGACGATGCGGTCCATGGCGGATACCCCGGAGGTGTAGCGGCCGGATATCCACATGCGGGCCAGCGGGCCGACTTCGCATACTTCGCCGCCGTAGCGCGGCGCTTTGACCCAGCTGTACGCGCCTGCTTTGCCGTACTGGGCGTTGGTGGCCGTCTTGGCGGGCGAGCCGTCGGCGGTTTTGTCGTACCAGGAGTGGGCGGCATCTTCGGTGATCTTGCCGATGTCGAGGTCGGCCGGCTTGCCGCCGATGTGGACGCCTGCGCCGATGAGCTTGTCGCGGCCGATGTCGTTGAGCGGGAAGACGCCGTAGGAGAGGAAGTTGGCCGGGCCTTTGCCGACCTGGAAGTAGTCGCTGTAGGCGTTGGCCAGGAGGCGGGTGTCTTCGGCGTATTCCTTCTCTACGAATTGGGCGATTTCGGCCAGCAGTTTGCGATAGGCGTCGATCTTTTCCTTCTGAGCGGTCATGGAGGTGCCGCCGGCGATGATGGCGACCTGATGGGGCATTTTGCCGCCGAACAGGGCGACCATTTCGTGGCATTTGCGGCGGATTTCCAGAGCCTTGAAGTAGTTGCCGACGAGCCGCTCGTTTGTTTCTTTGTTGAGGCGGTAGTCGCCGGTGTAATGGTGGGTGAAGGGGGCGATCGCCGGGAACTGGGCGTAGTCGGGCAGGGAGAGGTTGTAGAAGTGGATTATGTGCGACTGGAGGTAGTTGCCGCCCAGGATGAGGTTTCTGATGATGCGGCCGTTGGCCGGCACCTGGACGCCGAAGGCGTCGTCGAGGGCGAAGGCGGCGGCGGTGGCGTGGCTGACGGGGCAGACGCCGCAGATGCGCTGGGTGATGTAGACGGCGTCGCGCGGGTCGCGGCCGGCGAGGATGGTTTCGAAACCGCGGTACATGGTGCCGGCGGCTTCGGCGGCCACGACCTTGCCATTGTCGGCCATAACTTCAACCTTGAGGTGGCCCTCCAGGCGGGTTACGGGGTCAATTACGATTTTGCGCATTATTTGTCACCCCCGATGATGTTGCCCTGGCGGGGCTGTGGCGAAGGTGTGCCAGCCGGGCCGTATTCGGGCATGCGCTCGAAGAAGGGGCTGGTATGGTCGGGGAAGCCGGGCTCTACGCAGGCGATGCAGGGGGCGTTGGCGGCCACGCACCAGCTGGTGTTGTTGTTGTATTGGCGGGTGGGGCAGTCGTTGTAGGCCATCGGGCCCTTGCAGCCGAGCTTGTAGAGGCAGCCGGGCTCGGACAGGCGGGTGGCGAATTTGCCTTCGTCGAACATCTGGCGGCGCCCGCAGAGGTCGTGGACGCATTTGCCGAAGAAGACGGTCGGTCGCTTGAGGTGATCGAGCTCGGGTATGCCGTACTTGATGGCGTGCACCAGCGTGCCCAGCACCCGGTCGGGGTGAATGGGACAGCCGGGGACGTTGATGAGCGGCACGCCGCTGATTACGTCGCTGACCGCCTTACTGCCAGCGGGGTTGCTGCCGGCGGCGGGGATGCCGCCGAAGGTGGCGCACGTGCCTACGGCTATGACCGCTTTGGCGCCGGCGGCCATCGTTTTGACCCACTCGGCGAAGGATACGGGCTTGCCGTCACGTTCGCCGAGGGTGGAGTACATGACTTTGTCGCCGGTGGATACCGAGCCTTCGACCACCAGGTAGTACTGGCCGGCATACTGTTTTTTGACTGCCGGCAGTATTTCCATGGCCGGTTCGCCGGCGGCGGCCATGAGGGTCTGGTGGAACTGGAGGCTGATGACTTCGGTGAGCACCTTGCCTATTTCGGGCTGCACGCCGTTCAGCAGAGACACCGAACAGCCGCTGCACGAGCCGCCCTGGAGCCAGACGATCGGCGGCTGGCCGCCGGCGGGGCCGGCGAAGGCTTCAAGGATTTCCGGCTTTATCGCGTGGGTCAGGCCAAGCGCGGCTCCGGTCGCACCGCACAGGCGCAGGAATTCACGACGGCTTAAATTTCGCATCTTTTTCCCTCCTGGCGGCTATATGATGTAGAGCAGGGTCGGCTTGGTGCCGAAATCGGGCCTGAGCTGCTTGGCTTTGGCCAACTGCTTGGCGAATTCGCCCTGGGGGTTGTCGAGGTCGCCGAAGTAGCGGGCTTTAGTGAGACAGGTAGCCACGCATACCGGCTCCTCGCCCTTGCTGACGAGCGACAGGCACATGTTGCAGGCTTGGACGACGCCCTCGTCCTTGAGATAGGTGCGGGCGTTGTAGGGGCAGGCGGGCACGCACCGCCGGCAGCCCATGCACTTGTTTTTGTCGATCATGGTGAGGCCGTTCTTGTCTTTGTGGGAGGCGGTGGTGGGGCAGACGGGAACGCAGGGGGCGTCCTGGCAGTGCTGACACTGCAGGGGGACCATGACGTATTTGGGGTTGGGATATTTGCCCGTTTCCCGGTCCTCGAAACGGATAAAGGCGTTTTCCGGCCCCAGTTCGTTCTGCATCTGGCAGGCGACCTGGCAGGCGTAGCAGCCGACGCATTTCTTGGCGTCGATGATTATGGCGTAGCGCGGCATGGTTATTCACCCACCTTTCTGATGGTGACGGTGACTTCCATCATCATGGCGTGTCCCGAAATGGCCTCCGCCCGGCAGGGAGTAAAGTCGTTGGGGTTGATGCCGTAGCCGACGCCCGTCTTGAGGAAAGGGGCGAAGCGGCCGTAACCGGCGGGAAGGTAGGCGGCCTCTGGGTGGACGCGTTCGGTGACTTTGACCCGCACCTTCCGAGTGGCCTGCGGCGAGGCGACTTCGACAAGGTCGCCGTCTTTGATGCCCATCTTTTTGGCCCGGTCGGCGTTGATCCACAGCCTCTCAAGATCGCCCCGCTTGGCGACGGCGAGGAGATAGGGGTCGCTGATGCTGGTGGTATGAGACAGGAAGCCCTGCTTGCCGTGGATGAGGACGAAGCTGTTCTTGTCGGCCTTGGCGAAGGGCGGCTCCCACTCGGGCACCGGTTTGTGGCCGTGGTCGGCGAAGGCCTTGCAGTAGAGTTCGACCTTCTTCGATCCGGTGGCAAAACTGAGCGGTTTGGCAGCCGGGGCTTTGACCTTGACGGTGCCTTTGGCCCTGAGGTCCTCCAGGGTTACGCCGAGTGGCTTGACCATAGCGGCGGCCACTTCTTCGCGGGTGAAGTTGAAGTATTTCTCCAATCCCATGTGGCCGGCGAGTTCGGTGACGATCTCGGGCAGCGGCTTGGTCTCGGAGTGGACGACATCGATGGCGGCGGTGCGCATGGTGACGGTGGCGCCGACGATGGCCGGCAGGTCCTCGCGCTCGGCGGCGCTGCACTCCGGCAGTACGTAATGGGCGCACATGGCCGACTCGGACCACTTGATGTCGCAGACGACAAAGAGATCGAGAGCTTTGTAGCCTTTGGTGAGCAGTTCGGGCTGCGGGGCGTTGCGGGCGACGTTGATGCGGTAGAGGAAGCCGGCCTTGGCTTTGCCTTCGAGCGCGCGCTGGGGCATCATGTGGACGATGCCCTGGTTGGGCTGGCAGAGGGGGTATTCGCCCTTGATGCCGACGCCGTCGCAGCGGGCGGCCTTGGGTTTGGGCGGGGCCGGGTATTTCTTGGCGTCGAGCGAGCCCAGTTTGGGCGCGTTGCCGAATTTCATGCCGCCGTCCTGGCCGTAGTTGCCGAGGAGGGCGTTGACGCAGGCGACCATGCGGAACATCTGGGTGCCGTTGGCGTAGTTGCAGCCGTTGGGGGCTTTGTAGCCCTGCTCGATGCAACTGGTCGGCCTGTTTTTGCCCAAGCCGCGGGCGATGGCGTAGATGGTGTCCGCGGGGATATCGGTGACGGCGGACGCCCACTCCGGGGTGTAGTCCTTCATGCCTTTCTTGAACTCGTCGAAGCCGACGCACCATTCGTCGACGAACTCTTTGTCGTAAAGGTTCTCGGCGATGAGGACGTTGGCCACGGCCAGCAGAAGGGCGAGGTCGGTGCCGGGCCTGATCGGCACCCACTCGGTGGCGAACAGGCAGGCGTTACTGTGGCGGGGATCGACGACGATTATGGTGGTGCCCTTCCCGTGGGCTACAGCCATGCCGGCCGCCGATGAGGGAGAAAGACCCTCGACGTAGTTGCGGCCGAGGAAGACGATGTACTTGGTTTTGCCGAGGTCGGCGTTCGCCATGCCGCCGGTCGTCCACTTGTAGGCGACATCGCGGCCGGTGCTGCACATGGAGTGGTGGGACTGGATGGTGTTCGAGCCGACGGCCGCCATCAGCCGCGGCCAGTAGAACGCGTTGGTCGGCCGGGGGTTATGGGAGAAAAAGACCTTGTCAGGTCCATGTTCTTTGAGCACCTTCTTGAGCTTGGCGGCAATTTCGCTGTACGCCTGCTCCCAGGTGATCGGCATGAAGTCGTTCTCACCGACGCGCTTCATGGGGTGGGTGATGCGGTCCTTGTGGTAAGCCTGGGCGATGCCGGCATGGCCGCGGGCGCACAGCTGCCCCTTGCTCTGGCCATGATCTTTCTGGCCGGTCACCTTCCAGATTCTGCCGTTCTTGACGTGCACCCACATGCCGCACGCCGCGGAACAGGTCTCGCACAGGGACGGAATCTTGGTAACCGGAGCGGCACTGGCCTGTTTCATCCACTCGCCGAAAGAAAAGACATCCCCCGCCCCCACGGCGGCCGCTGTCGCTGCCGTGGCCTTGAGGAAGGTCCGTCTGGGGAACTTGTTGGCCCACATACTTGTTCTTCGCCTCCCGTTCCAGTTTGTGAAACAATTCACTGAACTTCCTAGATAATATTACTGAAAATACTGTTTAAACTTTTTTTGCTTATTCCCCTCCCAAAATGCGTTTATATCTGCATCAAAATCCATTATGGGTACATAAGCATCCTCTATGCAAGAAATAAAGGAGGGCTCGTCGGCCCCCCTCAGCTGTATTAAATATGGTTGTCGCGGCTCGCGGCAATGCCTCTCACCAGTAGAAGTTCGGCCCCTCGCCGCCTTCGGCGGCCTTGTCGCCTTTTAGGACCTTCTCGGCCTTGGCGAGATCGTCGACCTTCAGTACGACCCGCGCCTCCTCGGCGGCCGGGGCGGCAAAAGCATAGACATACTCGATGTTGATGCCGGCGGTGGTCAGTTTTTTCACTTCGGCGAGCAGCCCGCCCGGCTTGTCGGAAACCTTCATGGCCAGCACCGGCGTCGTCTTGACGGCAAGGCTTGCACCCTTGAGGGCCTGTTCGACTTTGTCGGGTTCGTTGACCACCAGCCTGAGGATGCCAAAGTCGGCGGTGTCGGCCACCGACATGGCCCGGAGATTGATGTTGTGGCGGTCCAGCACGGACAGCACCTCTGCCAGTGTCCCCGGCTTGTTCTCGAGGAAAACCGAGATTTGCTTGATGATCATGCTTGTCGCTCCCCCTTTACAGTTTGCGGTTGTCGATTACGCGTTTGGCTTTGCCTTCGCTGCGCTCGATGCTCTTGGGTCCCACCAGCCGGACCTGGGCGGTCACGCCGAGCACGCTGCCCAGGGCGGCTTCGATTTTGTGCTCGAGCGTTTCCAGCCTGCGGACCTCGTCGGAGAACATCGACTCGGTGACCTCGACGAGGACGGTGAGTTTGTCGAGATTGTCTTCGCGGTCGACGATGAGCTGGTAGTAGGGCGAGGTCTCGCCAAGGCCGAGGAGCACCGTTTCCACCTGGGAGGGAAAGACGTTGACGCCGCGGATGATGAGCATGTCGTCGCTGCGGCCCAGCACCTTGCCCATGCGGACGAGCGTGCGGCCGCAGGCGCACGGCTTGTGGGTCAGCACGGTCAGGTCGCGGGTGCGGTAGCGGATCATGGGCATGCCTTCTTTGGTGATGGTGGTCAGCACCAGTTCGCCCTTTTCCCCGTCCGGCAGCGTCTCGCCGGTCTGGGGGTTGATGATTTCGGGGTAGAAGTGGTCTTCGTTGATGTGGAGGCCGTCCTGGCACTCGCACTCGCTGGCGACGCCCGGCCCGATGATCTCGCTGAGGCCGTAGATGTCGATGGCCTTGATGGCCAGCCGCTCTTCGATTTCTTTGCGCATCCGCTCCGACCACGGCTCGGCTCCGAAGACGCCGGCGCGGAGGGAGAGATCTTTGGGTTCGAGGCCCATCTCGCCGAGGGTCTCGGCGATGTACAGGGCGTAGGAGGGAGTGCAGGCCAGCAGGGTGGTGCCGAAGTCCTTCATGAGCATTATCTGGCGGGCGGTGTTGCCACTGGAAACGGGGATGACCGATGCGCCGACGAGCTCGGCGCCGTAGTGGACGCCCAGGCCGCCGGTGAAGAGGCCGTAGCCGTAGGCTACCTGGATGAAGGACTGGCGGTTGGCGCCGGCCGCGGTCAGCGTGCGGGCCATGACTTCCGACCAGATGCCGATGTCGCGCTTGGTGTAGCCGACGACAGTCGGTTTGCCGGTGGTGCCGCTGGAGGCGTGGATGCGGACGATTTCGGCGAGCGGCACGGCGAACAGGCCGTACGGGTAGTTGTCGCGCATGTCCTGCTTGGTGGTAAACGGCAGCCGCGCAAGGTCTTCGAGGCTGGCGATGTCTTCGGGCAACAGACCGGCCGCCTGCATGCGGCTGCGGAAGAATGGCACCTGGCGGTAGACTCTGTCGATGGTGTCGCGCAGTCTGGTCGTCTGCACGGCGGCGAGCTCAGGGCGATTCATGGTTTCTATCGGTTTATTCCAGAACAATTCAATCCCTCCTGCTTTTTCGGTCGCACGGGTCACCCGGCCGGCAGCGGCAGGGTGTCGGCGGCGTGGGGCATGACGGTGGCGGTGTAGCCGTCGCGCCCGATGCGGGCTTCGGCGAGCGCCAGGGCGGCGGCGAAGTCGGCCGCCGGCGTCATGCCCGCTTTTTCGATAAAAGCCCGGTTTTCGGGCCGGGTAACGATTATATGTTGGATACGCCGGGCGTCGAAGCCGGTTTTCAAGGCCACGTAGCCCGGCACGGTAAATCGTTCCCTCAGCGCCCGTTCCCGGTCGAAGAGCGAGGATATGTCGAACCAGCCGCTGAAGTCGGGCGGTTCGGCGATATTGCGGCATTCCATGAAGGCGATGACGACGCCGTCCTCTTTGCAGGCCGCGAGCGCGTTCTCGGTGGCTTTGGTGGCCTGATAGAAGTTGATGTCCTTGGGATAGCCGCCGGCCGAGGCAACGACAAGGTCGGTCCGCGCGCGGACAGGCACGCCGTAAATGGCGGCCACCTGCCGGCAGCCCTCTTCCCACGCGGCGCGCCAGTGGCCGGCCACGAAGCCGGCGTGGCCGCCGCCGGGCGCGGGGATGACGTTGAGCAGGAAGGCGGGCGCAAGCAGGGCGGCTATTTCCATCTGGTCTTCGTGCAGTGGGTTGCCGGCCAGCAGACCGCTGCCGCACAGGGGGTTGACGCCGCCGCCGGCCGTGTCGTTCAGGCAGAAGCGATGATTGGCTTGGATGGTGCCGTAGCTCGCCACCCCCGGCACGACGCTTTTCCGGCCGCCCGCGAAGCCCGCCATGGGATGGTAGGCGATGCCGCCGGTGAGGATGACTTTGTCGGCGGCGGCGACGTGGCGGCTGATTCTGGCCGTGACCCCGCGGGAGGTGGCGCCGATGCGGACGAATTCGGCCTCGTCCTGGGCGAAACTTTGCTCGATATGGACGCGGCCGACCGTTTCCCGGCCGTAGGTGGCGACGTTTTCCTCATGAGTATGGCGACGGTGGGCCCCCAGGGCGACGACGAGCGTGATGTCGTTGTCGGGGACGCCGGCGGTGTTGAGTTCGTCGAGCAGCACAGGCAGGAACAGGTCATGCCGCAGGCTGCCGCGGGTCAGGTCGCTGGCTACGACGGCCACCCGTTCGCCGGCCGCCACCAATTCGCCGAGAGGCGGCGCGCCGATAGGACGGGCGAGCGCCTGACGCACGGCGGCGGCCACGTCGGCCACTGCCGGCGCCGGTTTGCCGTCCACCACCTGGATTTGCCGCGCGGCCGGCAGTGAGATCGCCACCGTACCGTCGCCGAAGGGGAGAGAGAATTGAGCCATGCCCGCTACACTCCTGTGTTCCGAAAATAGTAAAACCCCAGCGAAAATTCCCTGTGGAACTTTCCGCTGGGGTATTTTATACCCACGGTGTCGACCCTGTCGCAGGGTCTTGCGCCGCTTGGACCTGACGCCGCCGGAGCGGCCGGAACCCTAGGCGCACTTCCATCAAACCATTGTATACATTATACATATGTTACAATATAGTATACGTGGTGCGGCTGGACCCGTCAAGGGGTTATGGGCCGAAACGGTGGATACTCTACACGTTGCGGCGGTAGGCGGGCTTGAGCCGCTTCTCGAGCGGCAGTTCGTCCCGCAGCGCGGCTTGGCGGGCCTGATGGAGAAATTCGGCCTGGCAGCTCACGGCCTTGGACCGCTTGTCGGCGCGGCGGTAGTTGCCGTCGTTCCTCATGATGTAGGCTTTTTGGTTGTCCTGCAGCAGGAGGTCGATGATGCCCGTGATGCGCTCCACGTGGGCTGGGGAATCGACCGGAAAGAGGAGCTCGACCCGTTCGCTGAGGTTGCGGAACATCCAGTCGGCGCTGGAGAGAAATATGCGTTCGTCGCCGCCGTTGGCGAACAGGAATATGCGGCTGTGTTCGAGGAACCGGCCGACGATGCTCCTGACGGTGATTGTTTCGCTGACGCCGGGGATGCCGGGTTTGAGCTGGCAGATGCCGCGGACGATCAGGTCGATTTTGACCCCGGCGTGGGATGCCTCGTAGAGTTTGCGGACGATTTCCTTTTCGACGAGGGAGTTGATTTTGGCAACGATGCGGGCCGGTTTGCCGGCGCGGGCGAAGCCTATCTCCCGGTCGATCAGGTCGCCGAATTTCTGCCGCAGGCCGATGGGCGCGACGGCGAGCTTGTTCCACACCGGCGGATCGGAGTAGCCGGAGATGACGTTGAAGAAGGCGGAGGCGTCGGCCCCGAACTGGTCGTTGGCGGTAAAAAGCCCCAGGTCGGTGTATACTCTGGCGGTGGCGTCGTTGTAGTTGCCTGTGCCCATATGCACATAACGTTTGATGCCGGACGTCTCTTTTCTGACGACCAGAGCGATCTTGGC
The DNA window shown above is from Sporomusaceae bacterium and carries:
- a CDS encoding ACT domain-containing protein; its protein translation is MIIKQISVFLENKPGTLAEVLSVLDRHNINLRAMSVADTADFGILRLVVNEPDKVEQALKGASLAVKTTPVLAMKVSDKPGGLLAEVKKLTTAGINIEYVYAFAAPAAEEARVVLKVDDLAKAEKVLKGDKAAEGGEGPNFYW
- the larA gene encoding nickel-dependent lactate racemase, translated to MAQFSLPFGDGTVAISLPAARQIQVVDGKPAPAVADVAAAVRQALARPIGAPPLGELVAAGERVAVVASDLTRGSLRHDLFLPVLLDELNTAGVPDNDITLVVALGAHRRHTHEENVATYGRETVGRVHIEQSFAQDEAEFVRIGATSRGVTARISRHVAAADKVILTGGIAYHPMAGFAGGRKSVVPGVASYGTIQANHRFCLNDTAGGGVNPLCGSGLLAGNPLHEDQMEIAALLAPAFLLNVIPAPGGGHAGFVAGHWRAAWEEGCRQVAAIYGVPVRARTDLVVASAGGYPKDINFYQATKATENALAACKEDGVVIAFMECRNIAEPPDFSGWFDISSLFDRERALRERFTVPGYVALKTGFDARRIQHIIVTRPENRAFIEKAGMTPAADFAAALALAEARIGRDGYTATVMPHAADTLPLPAG
- a CDS encoding phenylacetate--CoA ligase, producing the protein MFWNKPIETMNRPELAAVQTTRLRDTIDRVYRQVPFFRSRMQAAGLLPEDIASLEDLARLPFTTKQDMRDNYPYGLFAVPLAEIVRIHASSGTTGKPTVVGYTKRDIGIWSEVMARTLTAAGANRQSFIQVAYGYGLFTGGLGVHYGAELVGASVIPVSSGNTARQIMLMKDFGTTLLACTPSYALYIAETLGEMGLEPKDLSLRAGVFGAEPWSERMRKEIEERLAIKAIDIYGLSEIIGPGVASECECQDGLHINEDHFYPEIINPQTGETLPDGEKGELVLTTITKEGMPMIRYRTRDLTVLTHKPCACGRTLVRMGKVLGRSDDMLIIRGVNVFPSQVETVLLGLGETSPYYQLIVDREDNLDKLTVLVEVTESMFSDEVRRLETLEHKIEAALGSVLGVTAQVRLVGPKSIERSEGKAKRVIDNRKL
- a CDS encoding hydrogenase small subunit — its product is MRNLSRREFLRLCGATGAALGLTHAIKPEILEAFAGPAGGQPPIVWLQGGSCSGCSVSLLNGVQPEIGKVLTEVISLQFHQTLMAAAGEPAMEILPAVKKQYAGQYYLVVEGSVSTGDKVMYSTLGERDGKPVSFAEWVKTMAAGAKAVIAVGTCATFGGIPAAGSNPAGSKAVSDVISGVPLINVPGCPIHPDRVLGTLVHAIKYGIPELDHLKRPTVFFGKCVHDLCGRRQMFDEGKFATRLSEPGCLYKLGCKGPMAYNDCPTRQYNNNTSWCVAANAPCIACVEPGFPDHTSPFFERMPEYGPAGTPSPQPRQGNIIGGDK
- a CDS encoding 4Fe-4S dicluster domain-containing protein gives rise to the protein MPRYAIIIDAKKCVGCYACQVACQMQNELGPENAFIRFEDRETGKYPNPKYVMVPLQCQHCQDAPCVPVCPTTASHKDKNGLTMIDKNKCMGCRRCVPACPYNARTYLKDEGVVQACNMCLSLVSKGEEPVCVATCLTKARYFGDLDNPQGEFAKQLAKAKQLRPDFGTKPTLLYII
- a CDS encoding nickel-dependent hydrogenase large subunit, giving the protein MRKIVIDPVTRLEGHLKVEVMADNGKVVAAEAAGTMYRGFETILAGRDPRDAVYITQRICGVCPVSHATAAAFALDDAFGVQVPANGRIIRNLILGGNYLQSHIIHFYNLSLPDYAQFPAIAPFTHHYTGDYRLNKETNERLVGNYFKALEIRRKCHEMVALFGGKMPHQVAIIAGGTSMTAQKEKIDAYRKLLAEIAQFVEKEYAEDTRLLANAYSDYFQVGKGPANFLSYGVFPLNDIGRDKLIGAGVHIGGKPADLDIGKITEDAAHSWYDKTADGSPAKTATNAQYGKAGAYSWVKAPRYGGEVCEVGPLARMWISGRYTSGVSAMDRIVARTLEAALITKALAKWLDELEPGAPCEAAVEIPYTASGVGLVEAPRGALGHWITIRNHRIERYQAVVPTTWNCSPRDAGGKAGALEQALIGLPVPDADNPLAVVRAVHSFDPCLACAVHVITPGKPVSEFKL
- a CDS encoding molybdopterin-dependent oxidoreductase gives rise to the protein MWANKFPRRTFLKATAATAAAVGAGDVFSFGEWMKQASAAPVTKIPSLCETCSAACGMWVHVKNGRIWKVTGQKDHGQSKGQLCARGHAGIAQAYHKDRITHPMKRVGENDFMPITWEQAYSEIAAKLKKVLKEHGPDKVFFSHNPRPTNAFYWPRLMAAVGSNTIQSHHSMCSTGRDVAYKWTTGGMANADLGKTKYIVFLGRNYVEGLSPSSAAGMAVAHGKGTTIIVVDPRHSNACLFATEWVPIRPGTDLALLLAVANVLIAENLYDKEFVDEWCVGFDEFKKGMKDYTPEWASAVTDIPADTIYAIARGLGKNRPTSCIEQGYKAPNGCNYANGTQMFRMVACVNALLGNYGQDGGMKFGNAPKLGSLDAKKYPAPPKPKAARCDGVGIKGEYPLCQPNQGIVHMMPQRALEGKAKAGFLYRINVARNAPQPELLTKGYKALDLFVVCDIKWSESAMCAHYVLPECSAAEREDLPAIVGATVTMRTAAIDVVHSETKPLPEIVTELAGHMGLEKYFNFTREEVAAAMVKPLGVTLEDLRAKGTVKVKAPAAKPLSFATGSKKVELYCKAFADHGHKPVPEWEPPFAKADKNSFVLIHGKQGFLSHTTSISDPYLLAVAKRGDLERLWINADRAKKMGIKDGDLVEVASPQATRKVRVKVTERVHPEAAYLPAGYGRFAPFLKTGVGYGINPNDFTPCRAEAISGHAMMMEVTVTIRKVGE